The genomic region atacatatactatctTCGACTCATTTGCTTTACCATACTTTCGAATACAACAACTACGAACGATGTTTAGAAACAGGATTTGGATAAATCGCAATCCCAGGTGGACAGAATGTATGCAGGTGTACGGTGCGTCACGGCCCACCGTTGAGCACTAGCGGAATTCGAAAGGTAATTGAAAATTAGCCTTCTTTTGGACAGCACATTCTCATTTGCTCATTTCCGCAGTGTAATTGAGTTGGAGTCGTTGTGGCAAGTTGCAGCCGTTAATGGCCATGGGCTGCATTGCTGCCAATCTGCATCATCTCTATTATGGAGACGAAGAATTTTGCTTTGCTATACAAAATaccatttttactattttcaagaCATCTTGCAACAATTTGATTACAAACATTGAAGTTGTTGTAGATATGACGGCAGTAGGTATTATAATGTCGGGTTACAATCAATTTTAAGTATACTCACATGAGAGATATTCTGCAAATAATATTTCGGAAGGCTGTCAAATTGACAGTCCTTACGCAAGGTTAGGTTCGATGGCTAATCCTCAAAATGGCGATCGCTTATGGACTACTACATGAACTTATGTAGAATGCAAAATCGCAAAAATATAACTTCTATATCCAATCCTACAAGTCGACAAAGCGCCTAAAAGAATATAAAACTTCTTAGCCGCTTAATTTCTATTCTTATCAGGTCTGTCGAAAATCTGAAATTATGGAGTCCTAAGTGTTTAATCCTTGATCACGAGAgggacaataaagaagaattatTCTTATCTCCTCTTCTTCCTTACAATAAAACGGGCATCCGATAAGAATCTCAACCTTACAGAACttccacaactagggagagcaAATAGCCCTTGCGATCGACCATGGACAAAAAGAGCTTGGGACAGCGGAAGAACCAATAGTAGGGGCCAAGCTCCTTTCAGCATCTAGTAGTAGAACTCACAAAGATAGCGGAAGACGGATCCATTCCTTTGTCAGCCTTGTTCCTTTCAGCTAATACCAGTCTTATCAAAAACGACGACATTGTTAACGAGGCATTCGGCAAAGAAGTCTTCAACGGATTCTACCCACTCACCTCTCATCCGTCAGAGTTCGGTTTGTCGACTACATGATAAAaaatccggtatgaagtcaaagcgTGTGAGAATTTACAAATGATCAGACATATTTAGAAGCTCAGATTATCTGAGTTTTATAGCATCTTGAGCGCCACTCAATGAATGCTCTAGAGCTTTCCTGGAACTGTGGGTTTTTCTAGGGCTTTTTTACCACACAGAAACCCCAGAGAACAGAATGGTTCTCTACTACTTTTGGTGATGGACCATCGCAGACTACCCCTAGACATACATAAATTCGGAACTGTTAATCGTAAAAACGATAGCGATATATCTATTATATTTTCTCTAATCTTGTATTGAAATTGAGTTAATAAATTCTAAGAAAGATATCAAAATGTAATTCtgatgtaaataataaaaagaatttagGAGCCGAAAGTGTTTTTTGGCTGTATCAAACTTTTTAGCCtaaaaaactatatatgtgtAACAATTATCATTAATACTAGTACAAGTATTTACGTGTGTATATATCATTGATTAgataaagatttcttaacttgcgatttttaaaatttgattttgaactAATCGTATCAAAAACGTTCAAAGTTTTAAGGCCACTGTATTACATGTGTTATTGAACAAAACTGACTTGTCTTGGCAACTCTGATTCAAAGTCAAGCtgtcaaaacaaataaatatttatacaaacaaaGTCGGGAATTTGTTTGAAAgtgtgataaataaatatttttgcagcaattttttataaaatacatttaaaatggGTAAACGGCAACATCAAAAGGATAAGATGTAAGTAATTGGTTGCCAACGAGCGATTTTAGCATATCATACCATTAATTTTTCGTACTTCACTATACATACTTAGGTACTTAACGTACACGGAGTGGTCCGAACTTTATGGCGGCAAGAAAGTCGAGTCTGCAGAAAATGAGCATATCAAATTCAAGCGCCTCCCCTTTGATCATTGTTGCATTACAATGGTACCGTTCGATACTCCCTACTGTGATGTTGATGGCAATGTTTTTAGTTTGGAGGCAATACATGCATTTATCAAAACATTCAAGGTAAATCCAATCACCGGCAAATCACAAGatgcaaaaattttgataaagctgaattttcacaaaaatgccGAAGGAGAATATCATTGTCCAGCTCTATTCAAACCATTTACCAAAAATACACACATTGTTGCACTTGCCACAACCGGCAATGTGTACTCGTGGGAAGCTATTGAACAGCTGAATATTAAAACGAAAAATTGGAAAGATCTCATCGACGACTCACCATTTCAACGCAAAGATATTATTACTATACAAGATCCGCATCACTTGGAAAAGTTTGACATCTCACGATTTCATCATATACGAAAAAATCTGCGTGTGCTCTCTGAGGAGGAGCAATTGGAACGCAAAGATCCCACGAAACGTATAAAAACAATGAACTTGGAAACTAAAGAAACACTAGCAGAACTGGAGAAAGACTATCAACCACCGGAAGAGACGCCAAGCAGTTCCAAGCGTACCGCCGACAAATTCAATGCTGCTCATTATTCTACAGGCGCAGTGGCTGCAAGTTTCACATCAACTGCGATGGAGCCTGTTTATAATCACGAAGCGGCTATAATCGAAGATGATTTAGTTAAATATGAGCGTGTAAAGAAGAAAGGTTACGTCCGACTGCAAACTAATTGTGGACCACTAAATTTTGAATTGTATTGTGATGCTGTGCCACGCGCTTGTGATAACTTCATGCGACATTGTAGTGACGGTTATTACAATAACACCAAATTCCATCGTTCCATACGAAATTTTATGGTTTGTTATAGTTGCTAACGTTGCAgatatatgtttttaataatttttaatactttttagaTACAAGGTGGTGATCCAACAGGAACTGGCACAGGCGGTACATCGATTTGGGGTAAAAAGTTCGATGACGAATTTAAACCCAATCTCTCTCACTCAGGTCGAGGCATGCTCTCAATGGCGAACTCCGGACCAAATACAAATGGATCACAGTTGTGAGTACTGACACATTTGATTTGCGAGACAAATCGTTTAACTATTGCATCTTTTACAGCTTTATAACATATCGTTCTTGCAAGCATTTAGATGGGAAACACACAGTTTTTGGGAAATTAGTTGGTGGCATGGATACATTAACGCAAATGGAGAAAATTGAAGTGGATAATAAGGATCGTCCAATTGAGGATATAGTCATTGAATCTGTGCAAGTTTTTGTTGATCCATTCAAAGAGGCTCTAGAAGAATTGGAAAAAGAGCGTGCCGcggaaatagaaaaacaaatacaaaccGCTGCAGATGTTAAGAAGCAGAAACGTTTAAATGAACCACTGAAAGTTTATCGACAGGGAGTTGGCAAATATTTGAACTTAATGGAGGCAAAAGCCAGTGGTGCAGACAATAGTGCGAAACACGATGccacaaaaaagaaacaaaaatctgTAGGTAAAGGAACCTTCGGGGATTTTTCTACATGGTAGATTTAGATTTATTCATACAAACGTATagattacatacttatataaatgacaagttaaaaattaacaaacatatttttgtaccTTAGCTAATGAAGAACGCTTTCACGCCCTTTCCTCGCTGTCACTAATTGCTTGCTCCCGTTCTTTCCAgttctttttcatttcatttaatttttgctgtCTGCGCTTGCGTTcagtcgatttttttgattcaagaatttttaattgtgcTGCCACAGCATTCTCGCCATTAAAATGGGCATccaatttttccaataaaagttTTCGTGCTTCTATGCGATTTTTAGAAGCCAGTCGATGCGTGTGACATTTTATTGTTAAGTTTGTTGGGATGTGACGCAAGAAAACGCAGTTGGAAGTTTTATTAACTGATTGCCCACCAGGCCCACTCCCGCGCATGAAGTCCTCCTCCAAATCGTCCTCATTTAATTTTGGGTACTTTGAGTAatctattttattgttgttggttttaaaGCGGTAGCAAGTTGTAGACTCTGCTAAGCTGGTAGGTAGTGCATTGTGACGAGCGGCAGCTCTTCCTACCAGTCGTTGCAACATTGCCGCTGTTCAGCAACAATTTAAAGGATGCGCCCTTTTCGCAAAAGCGTTTCGCCGCGCTAGAAggaattatacaaatatattaatgatattttagttttgattttttgtaaattagttaccttgaaattgaattcaattTGTACTGGATCGCTTAGTGCACGACCCTCTCTGAATTCGCGTCGTATGCGACCCAAGAAGTAGTTCTTGTCTGTAAGTTGCAATTGATTGCCGTACCGTATTAGATGCTTGTAGAGGCGCAGTATCTGCTGCTTAGAAGGTTGTAACATTTCGGTATTATTTTTACGATTTATTTACTGCTTTTGTAAGCACAAATACTTATCCACTTTGGTGCAATGCATGCTCGATTAAATAAGAAGACAGCTGTGGCAAAAATCAGCTGTACCGAACTATCAGCTGTTATTTGTGGCTCTAAAACTGTAAACTCTGTTAGGTCACCTCTTCCGTTGCTCTCAAACTGCCAACGTGGTTTTGAAAGCTTGTGTTCATTAATGCAATGACAATTTAACTGAAGTTGTTCTGCAAATTACCGAATTTTCGACGTAATTTTGAAAACACTAAGGACCGTTTCCTCAATATATGGTTAGCAGGCATCTGTTACTTAAGTTCTGGTTAAAGAATGCTTCTTGATTGAGTTAACCGAAGCTTGTAACCGTCAAAGTTCTAGGTTGATGTTGAGATCCAGAGTCAACTTATCGTTATAAGATTTCGGAAGCTATCTACTATTGAATTTCAGATTTCGAGCGAAGAAAATACATTCTCATACACATACAtccataaatatgcatatgtctacacgaatgtacatatgtacattatatatcGTATTTATATGATGTATTTGCCCAGCTTATAATCCGTCTATAACAACTTCCTCAATAAGACATACCAAAGCATTGCAGTGCCGCTACTTTATAAACTCCACTTGAAAGaatgcaaatttaaattccGCATTTTAACGAACTTAGGCACTCCACAACCCCATTTGCACACAACACAGCACAGACCTCAGAGACATCGCTTTCCACAGCTCGGACCACAGCTTGTCAGTTTAATTGGACATTCTAGACAGCATTGCAAATGGACTTCTCACAAGCAGGTGCCTACAGCCGAACAACGGTTACCTACCAATAATCGTAAGTACAGTGCTTGAAGAATGtccatttgtatttattgtgaTTATGTCGGGGATAATAATCTACCACAGAATGATCGAAAGGAAGTGCAAGTCTCGTGATAGAAGGCAAAGCCAATCTTAGACAGTGATCGGCGATGCAGCGCTTGTTAATGAGACAAATGCTCGTCTCAGCGTTCAATCTCAATGAATGTTGACTGCTGCGACTGCAAATTTGCTGCCTCAAGTATTTGTGTAATGCTAGTGCTGCCGCGGTAGCTGCTTGCTGCAGATTACTGCCGAGATGGCGGCGTCGTTAATTGCCACTTGCCTGACTGCTGGAAGCTATCCCGATAATCGCGCACTTTGCTGGCGTTCGGTTGCTGAAGTTTGCATGAATGGCGGAGCGTTACAGGTTGTTGCCACATGCCATTGCTgggctgttgttgttgagcgTTGGCAGCTGCAGCAATCGATAAATGCCTTCAATTATCGCCAATTCATCTTCCAGTGTGGCGAATGGCCTCCGCGGACATATGCGCTTAATTGGACAACATGAATCGGCATGTTGCCTCTACACGCGGCTGCGTACTCAATCAAATCTTTGTGGCAATTGTTTGTACTTGCGGGAGATTAAAATGTTTCTTGAAAGTTTTTGACGGTTACAAGTTGTAAGTTTACGTCTTGGCAGCATTGAATTGACGGGCTAATGGGCAGAAGGAGTGAAAATACATTCTCAGACAGAAAAGGCGACAAATACTTTATGCCTGCGCACACATActctatttacatacatatgtacaggtaTGTATGTTTTCCCCTTAAATAACCATCCAatctaaacaatatttataaccGCGGAGGCCagccgaaaaagtcttttcgtattttttcaatagatgtcgttgcagtcgtatatctccagtgctaccaatcacattgtgtcataccatatagtgagATACCATAAGGTGAgactttaagcttcatttaactaaaaaattaagaccggagaagttggaaaaaagttacagctgttcaaaaattagtgaaaataataaggaaatacgctatatttttcaatttttgtataaaaaagggaagaatgccacgcaagccactaatgaaatttgtgaagtttacggagacgatgttgtatcagttcgtgtagcccacaatggttcgctcgcttccgttctggaaatttccaaatttcgatTTGCACCGATGGAATAATATCCCTAGCGGAAAagggcaaaaagtggtcgaccaaaatggtacaaatttgtttatttatatattagtataaatacatataaaaaaaataagctgaAGTTTgactagaaatacgaaaagactttttcgactacccaaaatttttaaaaaacattaacactctcatacatacacatatgtatgtatgtacatttaaacGAATGATTGTGCGTTAAAATGGCGCGAATTATGAAGCCCACTAACTGCCTAACTAACGCCATGTTCGCATTCAAAGTCAGCAATAGTTTCATTTAAGCTGCTTACTTGTCGCTTGACCGCACATGTTTATGTGTGCGTTAGTGcgtaataaatacaaatgtggCTGATTTGGCTGTTCAAAACACacgcaacaacaaacattttgaaataaatgacAATGTGCAACCAATCAGGTGCATTTTAgtcgatttgtttttattacttgaaattgaaaataaaatttaacaaaaaccaGTCTGGAAACCTGCTGAGGCGCGAATGTGAGTGCTGCGTTATGCGCTGAGGCCTCAGCattataatttacttttttaagcaCCTAATcagtacacattttttctctatgcagGTCAAGTAACTGTAAAgtatactatttttaatttcaatgctTAATTTGACatgtaataatattataaaatgtattgtCTAGATCTAAATGTAGGACTGTATTTTTCTGGATTCACAAACGTTTTGTGTTTTTTAGAGATAAGGGGCTCAGATAGCCTAGCCtaacttgaataaaataatacaaaatacttCATCTACGGAttagttttaaacaaaaaaatagaggtgattttatgttaatgtttttaaacggaaattttacaatttttgattttaatgttaattttaacttcaaattaaaaattaattataatttaaattttaatattgattctgatttaaattttagttgtaattttaattgtaatttggattttaattttaatttaattttaattcagattataattgaaaattaaattttaattttaattttgattctgattttaattttagtttgaattttaattgtaacaTTAATTAtagttataaattaaattagattttaattatatatttttttcctttcaattttaatgtagattttaattttacttttattttgattttaattttaaattcaattttagttttaattttaattttgattctgattttcattttagtaaaactaattataattataaattttaattatattttttattttattttaattttaattaagattttaattttaataataaataaaatttagaatttgattaaatttcctttcaattttaattttgattctgattttaatttttgtttaaattttaattgtaacattaattacaattataaaatagattaaattttaattatttatttttttcttttcaatttaatttagattataattttaatttaatttaattttaattttaatattaattttgattctgattttaattttagtttaaattttaattttagattttaattttagtaaaactaaatataattataaattaaatgtaatatataaaataaattataaattttaattatattttttatttgaattttaatgttaattaagattttaattttaataataagatCGAAATTTaaacgtgtgctcttccgatctaattagatttttaatttaaatttaatttcttttccttatattagttttttatttcaattttaattatgcatatcttagttttaatttaatttttaatttttaattaaatttttcaattttatgttCGTGCAATTTGTTAGATTCGAAGAACTGCTTcaacataactccgttattgaAGCCAAAAATTGAGTTCAAAAATTGCAATGCGTTTGAATTGCTGAATTGCCCCTCACTTGGAGTCCACACGACCACGTcttttaactcaaatatgttgcATTGCAAAAGTTCGAAGCATGTAAGTTGCAGTTGTTGCAACAAGTTGTAACTGCATTTGCAAGCATCATCACGAACTTCATGTTTGATTCGCGTTAATCGACTGCTGTGTTGCTATGTACTTGCTGCGAATCGAAACAGCGCATGCGCAAAGTTTTCGTTGACAAATGTTTGTGTCATGGCAGACGGAACGAGAGTAGGCGCACTGTTACTGCATGGTTGCTTCCATTCTAATCAGCCTTTGATAGTTGGCACTCCATCCCGGTGGAACAGGTTCGCTAagaattcaaacattttttgcttttcgttgTTCTTCATTTTCGCTTTTCGGTGACGAAAAGTCACGCGATGGATTGTCTATCGCTGTCAGCAACTGCGTACATTAATTTGCATCGTCCGTAACATGTCCGTCAGTTGCGTGCCACTCCGGTTTAGCTGGGGATGTATAATCACAGTGTTATGAAGGTGAAAGAAACAGCAGCAGAAAAAGAGGCGCCAATACTtgtcaaatttattattattataatgtaATTATTCGTCACCCAAAAATGGttcattatttgtgtaattttaaACTAGAATCTGTTATGGTTTCTACCTCCAGTTTCGTATTCCTTCGCAGTTAACATTtagcccacttttccaaactgGTCTTCGGTTCAATTTACACCTAACTAAAAATTCTAAGCCCAGCGTTATAACCTTTACAGAttgttgcaaaaattaattatttattcccTGCAATTTTTTACCTTATCTCGGCCATAGTTTTAGGCGGTTTCAATACCTACCTGCCACACCGTTCAGAGGGTAGATAGTTGGCGAGCAGTTGCGTGTCTGCACCAGCGAATAGCTGCCGGCGACTGTCAACTGTCTTACCAATTACATCCATGAGCCATTTGCCAAGTTATATAGTAGAAATTTCGTGTGAAGTTGGAAAATCAATCACgcaatacaagtatacataagtatattgataCAGGCAcgacatatttatttcatagttcttgtttcatttttttacagtttttttacagttttttttttacagttcgTACATCACGTTACACTGACACAGTATATTTAGCTTACACATAATCGAAATCCTTGAAAATATCGATATTATGTTTGGTCAATATATCATAAAGATTTCTTATTTGTTGTGTTATTTCAATGTCGGGTTCCTCGCCGCCTCGGTGCAGTGTGTCTTCTCTTATTTCGTCACTAGTCACCTGTCGCGTAAACATTTCCTCACTTCCTTCTTCCGTCGGCTCCACCAATTGAAAGAGAAAATGCGATGCGATGCTAATGCTGTAAGGTAGGAAACGCCAATATTCGCGCAGAAGAGATTCACGGCTGAAACAGAAAGTTTGTGTAAAGTCCTGTACACTTACGCAATTATAATATAGCACAATGCATACCTGAAATACTCAGGTATCTGTTCCTCTTTAG from Bactrocera tryoni isolate S06 chromosome 3, CSIRO_BtryS06_freeze2, whole genome shotgun sequence harbors:
- the LOC120771865 gene encoding probable peptide chain release factor C12orf65 homolog, mitochondrial, with product MLQRLVGRAAARHNALPTSLAESTTCYRFKTNNNKIDYSKYPKLNEDDLEEDFMRGSGPGGQSVNKTSNCVFLRHIPTNLTIKCHTHRLASKNRIEARKLLLEKLDAHFNGENAVAAQLKILESKKSTERKRRQQKLNEMKKNWKEREQAISDSEERA
- the LOC120771866 gene encoding MIEF1 upstream open reading frame protein — its product is MLQPSKQQILRLYKHLIRYGNQLQLTDKNYFLGRIRREFREGRALSDPVQIEFNFKRGETLLRKGRIL
- the LOC120771864 gene encoding RING-type E3 ubiquitin-protein ligase PPIL2 → MGKRQHQKDKMYLTYTEWSELYGGKKVESAENEHIKFKRLPFDHCCITMVPFDTPYCDVDGNVFSLEAIHAFIKTFKVNPITGKSQDAKILIKLNFHKNAEGEYHCPALFKPFTKNTHIVALATTGNVYSWEAIEQLNIKTKNWKDLIDDSPFQRKDIITIQDPHHLEKFDISRFHHIRKNLRVLSEEEQLERKDPTKRIKTMNLETKETLAELEKDYQPPEETPSSSKRTADKFNAAHYSTGAVAASFTSTAMEPVYNHEAAIIEDDLVKYERVKKKGYVRLQTNCGPLNFELYCDAVPRACDNFMRHCSDGYYNNTKFHRSIRNFMIQGGDPTGTGTGGTSIWGKKFDDEFKPNLSHSGRGMLSMANSGPNTNGSQFFITYRSCKHLDGKHTVFGKLVGGMDTLTQMEKIEVDNKDRPIEDIVIESVQVFVDPFKEALEELEKERAAEIEKQIQTAADVKKQKRLNEPLKVYRQGVGKYLNLMEAKASGADNSAKHDATKKKQKSVGKGTFGDFSTW